A part of Bacillus thuringiensis genomic DNA contains:
- the cydC gene encoding thiol reductant ABC exporter subunit CydC: MSNWIKPYIQQNKGRMTVTIFLGLLGVSSGAMLLFISGYLISKSALRPENVMAVYVPIVATRAFSIGQAVFHYLERLVGHDVVLRILEKMRTKLYRIVEPQALFFRSRFQTGDMLGILSEDIEHLQNLYLRTIFPSLLALVVYSIFVLVIGAFDIVFALIAACMLAIIVFLLPFVSLFLMKQHHVTLKQGRSRLYQQLTDAVFGLSDWQASGRKDEFIDKYVEQNAQLLKTEKRMKRWNHIRDSIIQLVVGIVVISMIIWTGNEAASEQIAPTVIAAFVLMTLSVTNALIPLSDAIDRIPSYVESAHRLNKVEGNDVLQDEKELHEDKDYVASKHIDIELNNVSYRYPDSNDFVLKEVSLQIKAGKKIAILGRSGTGKSTLLKLLAGALNPLHGEVLLNGEHAHTNLLSKYISVLNQKPHLFDTTIGNNVRIGKPEATDEEIWTALEKAQLASHIASLPDGLQTKMHEMGKRFSGGERQRVAFARTLMQEAPIIVLDEPTIGLDPKTELSLIETMFSATEEKTVIWITHHLVGIEHVDEVIFLDRGQIVMQGSHEQLLKENEKYRKLYELDKGI; this comes from the coding sequence ATGAGTAACTGGATTAAACCTTATATACAACAAAATAAAGGTAGAATGACTGTAACTATTTTCCTTGGTCTTCTTGGAGTTAGTTCAGGTGCGATGTTACTGTTCATTTCAGGTTATTTAATCTCTAAATCTGCTCTTAGACCCGAAAATGTAATGGCTGTATATGTTCCTATCGTTGCAACACGTGCGTTTAGTATAGGACAAGCGGTATTTCATTATTTAGAGCGTTTAGTTGGACACGATGTCGTACTACGCATATTAGAAAAAATGAGAACGAAACTATATAGAATAGTAGAACCGCAGGCGTTATTTTTCCGTTCGCGATTTCAAACGGGCGATATGTTAGGTATATTATCCGAAGATATAGAGCATTTGCAAAACCTATATTTACGTACAATATTTCCTAGTCTATTAGCATTAGTTGTATATAGCATATTCGTACTTGTTATCGGTGCATTTGATATAGTATTTGCACTTATTGCAGCATGTATGTTGGCTATAATCGTCTTTCTTCTTCCGTTTGTATCATTATTTTTAATGAAGCAACACCATGTCACTTTAAAACAAGGAAGAAGCCGTTTGTATCAACAACTAACAGACGCTGTTTTTGGGTTATCTGATTGGCAAGCAAGTGGTAGAAAAGATGAATTCATTGATAAGTATGTAGAGCAAAATGCTCAGTTGTTAAAAACGGAAAAAAGAATGAAGCGCTGGAATCATATTCGGGACAGTATCATTCAATTAGTAGTGGGGATTGTAGTTATTTCAATGATCATATGGACTGGAAATGAGGCGGCAAGTGAACAGATTGCACCTACCGTTATTGCGGCTTTCGTCTTAATGACGTTATCAGTCACAAACGCGCTTATTCCTCTTTCAGATGCTATCGATCGAATTCCATCATATGTAGAATCTGCTCATCGTCTAAATAAAGTAGAAGGTAATGATGTTTTACAGGATGAAAAGGAATTACATGAGGATAAAGATTATGTTGCATCAAAACATATAGACATTGAATTAAATAATGTATCGTATCGTTACCCAGATAGTAATGACTTTGTATTGAAAGAAGTATCACTGCAAATAAAGGCAGGAAAGAAAATCGCCATTTTAGGAAGAAGTGGAACAGGAAAATCTACTTTGTTAAAATTGTTAGCAGGTGCGCTAAACCCGTTACATGGTGAAGTTTTATTGAATGGTGAACATGCTCATACGAATCTTTTATCAAAATATATTTCTGTATTGAATCAAAAGCCGCATTTATTTGATACGACAATTGGAAATAATGTGCGAATCGGTAAACCAGAGGCTACGGATGAAGAGATATGGACAGCTTTAGAGAAAGCACAATTAGCTTCGCATATAGCTTCTCTTCCAGATGGATTGCAAACAAAAATGCATGAAATGGGAAAAAGGTTTTCTGGTGGAGAAAGACAACGGGTTGCTTTTGCTAGAACGTTAATGCAAGAGGCTCCAATTATTGTACTGGATGAACCTACGATCGGCTTAGATCCAAAGACAGAATTATCTTTAATAGAAACGATGTTTTCTGCAACAGAAGAAAAGACTGTTATTTGGATTACGCACCATCTTGTAGGAATTGAGCATGTTGATGAAGTAATATTCCTTGATCGTGGTCAAATTGTGATGCAAGGTAGTCACGAACAACTTCTGAAAGAAAATGAAAAGTATCGTAAACTTTATGAGTTAGATAAAGGAATATAG
- a CDS encoding MarR family winged helix-turn-helix transcriptional regulator: MRDNTIGSLIWLRLIRFTNQSNQMSNEFLKRFDLTTAQFDVLLQIRTYQPLTQMELAEKVTVTQGGISRMLTRLEKEGYIVRKQDWKTKTISLTGQGEAALERALPEQLAFQSSFFDDVLNEEEQKILYELMTRVHKHSEKKELPQE; this comes from the coding sequence ATGCGTGATAATACGATAGGATCATTAATATGGTTACGTTTAATACGATTTACGAATCAAAGTAATCAGATGTCAAATGAGTTTTTAAAACGGTTTGATTTAACGACAGCTCAATTTGATGTGCTTTTGCAAATACGTACGTATCAACCACTAACGCAAATGGAGTTAGCTGAAAAGGTAACTGTTACACAAGGCGGTATTTCTCGAATGTTAACTCGTCTTGAAAAAGAAGGATATATTGTACGAAAACAAGATTGGAAAACGAAAACAATTAGTCTTACAGGGCAAGGGGAAGCAGCTTTAGAGAGAGCGTTGCCAGAGCAACTTGCATTTCAATCATCGTTTTTTGATGATGTATTAAATGAAGAAGAGCAGAAAATATTATACGAGCTGATGACGAGAGTTCATAAGCATAGTGAAAAAAAAGAATTACCGCAAGAGTAA
- the cydA gene encoding cytochrome ubiquinol oxidase subunit I → METLELARIQFASTTIFHYFFVPLSIGLAFIIALMQTLYVVKGQEIYKKMTKFWTQIFLVNFAVGVVTGILQEFQFGMNWSTYSRFVGDVFGPSLAIEGLLAFFIESTFLGLWVFGEDKLPKRIHLLCIWLLSIGTMLSAFWILTASAFMQSPVGYEMAADGRAQMNDFLAIIQNPQLWVQFPHTITAAIATGAFFIAGVSAWKITKAQETEVFKKSFRISIIVGTLTTALVLFFGHAQAQQLIKTHPMKMAAAEALWNTSEDPAPFTVFAKIDAEKQENSFEIQIPYMLSLLSYDKFSGQVEGMNQIQKQYEEKYGPGDYIPPVHTMFWSFRAMVMSGTFMLLLGAYGWFLSRKDRLAEKTWYLKLMVYAIALPFIGNTVGWIMTEMGRQPWVVFGVMKTEDAVSPNVTFGEVLFSLVSFTSLYLIIGGITVYLFVRVIKGHENKKTKQDSQSHDPFDKEEEYVIS, encoded by the coding sequence ATGGAAACGCTCGAATTGGCACGAATACAATTCGCCTCAACAACGATTTTCCATTACTTTTTTGTTCCGCTGTCTATTGGTTTAGCTTTTATCATTGCGTTAATGCAAACGTTATACGTGGTAAAAGGACAAGAAATTTATAAGAAGATGACGAAGTTTTGGACACAAATATTCCTAGTTAACTTTGCGGTAGGTGTAGTAACGGGTATTTTACAAGAATTCCAGTTTGGTATGAACTGGTCAACCTATTCACGTTTCGTAGGTGATGTGTTTGGTCCATCACTTGCAATTGAAGGCTTATTAGCATTTTTCATTGAGTCTACATTCCTAGGTTTATGGGTATTCGGTGAGGATAAATTACCGAAGCGAATTCACTTGTTATGTATTTGGCTCCTTTCAATTGGAACAATGTTATCAGCATTTTGGATTTTAACTGCAAGTGCATTTATGCAATCGCCAGTAGGATATGAAATGGCAGCAGATGGACGTGCACAAATGAATGATTTCTTAGCAATTATTCAAAATCCACAATTATGGGTACAATTCCCGCATACAATTACAGCGGCGATTGCAACTGGTGCATTCTTTATTGCAGGTGTGAGTGCATGGAAAATAACGAAAGCTCAAGAAACTGAAGTGTTTAAAAAATCGTTCCGCATTTCTATCATTGTTGGAACACTTACAACTGCGCTAGTATTATTCTTCGGTCATGCGCAAGCACAACAATTAATTAAGACACACCCAATGAAAATGGCAGCAGCTGAAGCATTATGGAATACGAGTGAGGATCCAGCGCCATTTACAGTATTTGCGAAAATTGATGCAGAGAAGCAAGAAAATTCGTTTGAAATTCAAATCCCTTATATGCTAAGTCTATTATCATATGATAAATTTAGCGGTCAAGTAGAAGGGATGAATCAAATTCAAAAGCAATATGAAGAAAAATATGGGCCAGGAGATTATATTCCACCAGTACACACTATGTTCTGGAGTTTTAGAGCGATGGTAATGAGTGGAACATTTATGCTTCTTCTAGGAGCATACGGATGGTTCTTATCAAGAAAAGATCGTTTAGCTGAAAAAACTTGGTATTTAAAATTAATGGTGTATGCAATTGCACTACCGTTTATCGGTAATACAGTAGGATGGATTATGACTGAAATGGGACGTCAGCCTTGGGTAGTTTTCGGTGTTATGAAAACGGAAGATGCTGTATCTCCAAATGTTACGTTCGGAGAAGTATTATTCTCTTTAGTTTCATTCACATCACTATATTTAATTATAGGAGGAATTACTGTTTACTTATTCGTTCGTGTCATTAAAGGACATGAGAATAAGAAAACGAAACAGGATTCTCAAAGCCATGATCCATTTGATAAGGAGGAAGAGTATGTTATCTCTTAA
- the cydD gene encoding thiol reductant ABC exporter subunit CydD gives MKRKRGLPSYPGSRVLYVVLTIISILEALSIIAQTVFLARAITFLFQGETVQSVLNETIYFGIAFAVRHMLVRVSQILVERFAEKTGSLLRKQLIEAYFTLGPRYVQTAGTGHLVTLSIEGIEKFKTYIELTIPKMIRSSIVPGLIVLYVFTQDIESGIILVVTIPIVIIFMILLGLAAQKMADSQYETYRVLSNHFVDTLKGLETLKYLGKSEQHEGKIEKVSKRYRKATMRTLRVAFLSSFALDFFTSLSIAFVAVGLGIRLIDGTIVLLPALTILILAPEYFLPIKQVGANYHATLDGQLAMEQIEEILQQQKEIGKKESNVDLIWNSSSNLNLQNVKVKSDESEKAILEGIDFTWKGTGAIGVIGESGAGKSTLIDVLAGFLTPSGGKMIVNDVEINGSTREDWQKNIAYIPQQPYIFPLSLKDNISFYETNTTDEEVERVINEVGLRSLVTSLPNGMYERIGEGGRMLSGGQEQRVAMARALVSKKPIILLDEPTAHLDIETEFEIKQAMLRLFEGKLVFLATHRLHWMKQMDHILILNKGEMIESGTYEELLKNEALHFHRKERG, from the coding sequence ATGAAAAGAAAAAGAGGACTTCCATCGTATCCTGGTAGCCGAGTTTTATATGTAGTGTTAACAATCATTAGCATTTTAGAAGCTTTAAGTATTATTGCACAAACAGTGTTTTTAGCACGGGCTATTACGTTTTTATTTCAAGGAGAAACTGTGCAATCTGTGTTAAATGAAACGATTTATTTTGGAATCGCGTTTGCAGTACGTCACATGCTAGTTCGAGTATCACAAATATTAGTGGAACGTTTCGCTGAAAAAACAGGATCGCTACTGCGAAAACAATTAATAGAGGCATATTTCACATTAGGTCCACGGTATGTTCAAACTGCTGGAACAGGTCATTTGGTTACGTTATCGATAGAAGGTATTGAGAAATTTAAAACATATATTGAATTAACAATTCCTAAAATGATTAGAAGTAGTATCGTACCGGGGCTAATTGTACTATATGTTTTTACGCAAGATATTGAATCTGGAATCATTTTAGTTGTAACGATTCCTATTGTAATAATATTTATGATCCTACTAGGATTAGCAGCGCAGAAAATGGCGGATAGCCAATATGAAACATATCGTGTTCTTTCTAATCACTTTGTAGATACGTTAAAAGGATTAGAAACACTAAAGTATTTAGGTAAAAGTGAACAACACGAAGGAAAGATTGAAAAAGTAAGTAAAAGGTATAGAAAAGCAACGATGCGTACTTTGCGAGTTGCTTTTCTTTCTTCTTTTGCATTAGATTTCTTTACGAGTTTATCAATCGCATTTGTGGCAGTCGGATTAGGGATACGTTTAATAGATGGGACAATTGTACTATTGCCAGCCCTTACGATTTTAATATTAGCTCCGGAATATTTTCTGCCGATTAAACAAGTTGGAGCGAATTATCATGCTACGCTAGATGGACAACTTGCAATGGAGCAAATAGAAGAGATTTTACAGCAACAAAAAGAAATAGGAAAGAAAGAATCAAATGTAGATTTAATATGGAATTCCTCTAGTAACTTGAATTTACAAAATGTAAAAGTAAAGAGTGATGAATCTGAAAAAGCTATATTAGAGGGAATTGATTTTACTTGGAAAGGCACCGGTGCTATAGGTGTAATTGGTGAAAGTGGGGCAGGGAAATCGACGTTAATCGACGTATTAGCAGGGTTTTTAACTCCTTCGGGTGGAAAGATGATCGTAAATGATGTGGAAATTAACGGGTCTACTCGTGAAGATTGGCAAAAGAATATTGCTTATATTCCGCAGCAACCTTATATTTTCCCACTTTCATTAAAAGATAACATTTCTTTCTATGAGACAAATACAACTGATGAAGAAGTGGAAAGAGTGATTAATGAAGTTGGTCTTCGTTCGCTCGTTACATCGCTTCCGAATGGGATGTATGAAAGAATTGGAGAAGGTGGACGTATGCTTAGTGGCGGACAAGAACAACGTGTCGCTATGGCGCGTGCACTTGTAAGTAAAAAGCCAATTATTTTATTAGACGAGCCTACGGCACATCTTGATATTGAAACTGAATTTGAAATAAAGCAAGCGATGCTACGTCTGTTTGAAGGTAAGTTAGTATTTCTTGCAACACATCGTCTTCACTGGATGAAACAGATGGATCATATTCTTATTTTAAATAAAGGGGAAATGATAGAAAGTGGAACGTATGAAGAACTTTTAAAGAATGAGGCATTACATTTTCACAGGAAAGAGAGGGGATAG
- a CDS encoding glycosyltransferase produces the protein MRNRFGKSEEAIDQIPLVSVLIPTYNRPCYFEQALCSVLEQTYSNIEIIVGDDSTNDETEKVIQKYMCNHSNIIYIKNRSTLGQFENALMLFNESNGAYINFLMDDDMFHVDKIEKMMKYYVNDSNNEIKLVTSHRQVIDDKGKELRHIYSTIRLFENDTILDGTELGNRVIVNQKNYIGEPTTVLFRKSDLKEAYGMFDNRRYLCNVDIASWLSLLSKGKAVYIAETLSYFRLHSGQQLNESNKLMDGLEDFSHSIIMGEKYGFLSTEKELYKAITNFLDYARKFVPPSTLYTLDYYRKIKLKEINIEKKKQYRNNNSHLPKVSILIPTSNKLHYLELALKSALNQTYENIEIIISDESTNGEVHAMIQPYLSEYECITYVKNETSLEIESFNKCIELANGNYINFLLDDDLFHPEKIKKMMNCFFRIENISFVTSYRERIDENGEVLPPSALNMKIAKETTLFEGEELGNYMLKSLKNVVGGPTTVLFNRKFFGGDFGCFKGKAYSAIHDIATWLDMMNKGKVVYIEEPLSYFRQYGGQNQSEMQCKLRAMEEWMELIIDAYNSGFLNCEQDYKECLIHCLENTAFLMKDAVKNGQLNQIYNEKIDKGLNKLVNRIFEKDVCYCQFCNQQFEKFSPWPAHYDFPKYKFEMWNKDTGICPVCDSMDRERLYREYIEMETNLLGENATMLHIAPEEKLRGWLGQYKNITYVCGDIEPNDPLMQEIDVTTIPYENDTFDVILCGHVLQHVQDDEKAMRELYRVLKTNGWGIIQAPIVMNVDSIIENELIVTPKLRRLAFGHEEHVRIYNRSGFIHRLMNVGFKVELYNIAEKQGMRSARKFGLSETEVLYIVQK, from the coding sequence ATGAGAAATCGTTTTGGAAAAAGTGAAGAGGCGATAGATCAAATTCCGTTGGTAAGTGTATTAATTCCTACTTATAATCGTCCATGCTACTTTGAACAAGCATTATGTAGTGTGTTAGAACAAACATATTCTAATATAGAAATCATCGTTGGGGATGATAGTACGAATGACGAAACAGAAAAGGTTATACAAAAATATATGTGTAATCATTCAAATATTATTTATATAAAAAATAGGTCAACCCTTGGACAATTCGAAAATGCACTTATGTTATTTAACGAGTCAAACGGCGCTTATATTAACTTTTTAATGGATGATGATATGTTTCATGTAGATAAAATTGAAAAAATGATGAAATATTATGTTAATGATTCGAATAATGAAATTAAACTTGTGACATCCCATCGTCAAGTAATTGATGATAAAGGAAAAGAATTACGACATATTTATTCAACTATACGTCTATTTGAAAATGATACGATTTTAGACGGGACAGAATTAGGAAATAGGGTAATTGTAAATCAAAAGAATTATATAGGAGAACCTACGACGGTGTTATTTCGAAAGAGTGATTTGAAAGAAGCGTATGGTATGTTTGATAACAGGAGGTATTTATGCAACGTGGATATTGCCTCGTGGTTATCTTTATTAAGTAAGGGAAAAGCAGTGTATATAGCGGAGACACTTAGTTACTTCCGATTACATTCAGGTCAACAGTTGAATGAATCCAATAAACTTATGGATGGATTAGAAGATTTTTCACATAGTATTATAATGGGAGAAAAGTATGGTTTTTTATCTACGGAAAAAGAATTATATAAAGCAATAACAAATTTTCTAGATTATGCAAGAAAATTTGTTCCACCATCAACATTATATACATTAGACTACTATCGAAAAATTAAGCTAAAGGAAATAAATATAGAAAAGAAAAAACAGTATAGAAATAACAACTCTCATTTACCGAAAGTTAGTATACTTATTCCTACCTCCAATAAACTTCATTACTTAGAATTAGCTCTAAAAAGTGCATTGAATCAAACATATGAAAATATTGAAATAATAATCTCTGACGAAAGTACGAACGGTGAAGTTCACGCGATGATTCAACCATATTTAAGTGAATATGAATGTATTACTTATGTTAAAAATGAAACTTCATTAGAAATTGAGAGCTTTAATAAATGTATAGAACTTGCAAATGGAAATTATATTAATTTTTTATTAGATGATGACTTATTTCATCCGGAAAAGATTAAAAAAATGATGAATTGTTTTTTTAGAATAGAAAATATTTCATTTGTGACGTCATACAGGGAACGAATCGATGAGAATGGAGAAGTATTGCCACCGTCAGCACTGAATATGAAAATCGCCAAAGAAACTACACTTTTTGAAGGAGAAGAATTAGGGAATTATATGTTGAAAAGTTTAAAAAATGTAGTTGGGGGGCCTACAACAGTTCTGTTTAATCGGAAGTTTTTTGGAGGGGATTTTGGTTGTTTTAAGGGGAAAGCTTATTCTGCTATTCATGATATTGCCACATGGCTAGATATGATGAATAAAGGAAAAGTAGTTTATATAGAGGAACCTCTTAGTTATTTTAGACAATATGGTGGGCAAAATCAAAGTGAAATGCAATGTAAGTTAAGAGCAATGGAAGAATGGATGGAATTAATAATAGATGCGTATAATAGTGGGTTTTTAAATTGTGAGCAAGATTATAAAGAGTGCTTAATTCATTGTCTGGAAAATACAGCGTTCCTAATGAAGGATGCAGTAAAAAATGGACAATTAAATCAAATTTATAATGAAAAGATAGATAAAGGACTAAATAAGCTAGTTAATCGTATATTTGAGAAAGATGTATGTTATTGTCAATTTTGCAATCAACAATTTGAAAAATTTTCTCCTTGGCCAGCACATTACGATTTTCCGAAATATAAATTTGAAATGTGGAATAAAGATACGGGGATTTGTCCGGTATGTGATTCGATGGATCGTGAAAGGTTATATCGTGAATATATTGAAATGGAAACAAATTTATTAGGTGAAAATGCTACTATGCTTCATATTGCACCAGAAGAGAAATTAAGAGGCTGGCTTGGGCAATATAAAAACATTACATATGTATGTGGAGATATTGAACCGAATGATCCATTAATGCAGGAAATTGATGTTACTACAATTCCATATGAAAATGATACATTTGATGTGATTTTATGTGGTCATGTATTACAGCACGTTCAAGATGATGAAAAAGCGATGAGAGAGTTATATAGAGTATTAAAGACAAATGGATGGGGAATTATTCAAGCGCCAATCGTAATGAATGTAGATAGTATTATAGAGAATGAATTAATTGTAACGCCAAAATTGAGAAGATTAGCTTTTGGTCATGAAGAACATGTAAGAATTTATAATCGATCAGGATTTATACACCGATTAATGAATGTAGGATTTAAGGTGGAATTGTATAACATAGCTGAAAAACAAGGAATGAGAAGTGCTAGGAAATTTGGCTTATCTGAAACTGAGGTACTCTATATTGTCCAGAAATGA
- the cydB gene encoding cytochrome d ubiquinol oxidase subunit II gives MLSLNELWFIIIAILFVGFFVLEGFDFGVGIVSRFLGENDLEKRIYLNTIGPFWHANEVWLVCAGGAMFAAFPHWYATLFSGFYIPFVFMLLALIIRGVSFKFRAKIDNHKWKGFWDWGMFLGSLLPPILWGVAIANFMVGIPIDETKNAVGGFLHLLHPFALLGGVMFLLLCIVHGLQFLTIRTTGKLRERARIAALKIAPLAIIALLIFAGLGLWKTDIFTGHGTEWIMVPIGAFVALCASTLLNKRRRDGWAFVMTSLTIILLSASVFVGMFPRVLISSLGSIYDLTIYNAASGDYALKLMTYFSIAILPFVLGSQIWSFYVFRQPVKSDKDLEY, from the coding sequence ATGTTATCTCTTAATGAGTTGTGGTTTATCATTATTGCAATTTTATTCGTAGGCTTCTTTGTACTTGAAGGTTTCGATTTCGGTGTAGGTATAGTTTCAAGGTTTTTAGGGGAAAACGATTTAGAGAAAAGAATATATTTAAATACAATTGGTCCATTTTGGCACGCGAATGAAGTATGGCTTGTTTGTGCTGGTGGAGCTATGTTCGCGGCATTCCCGCACTGGTATGCAACTTTATTTAGCGGGTTTTACATTCCGTTTGTATTTATGCTTCTTGCTTTAATTATAAGAGGGGTTTCCTTTAAATTCCGTGCGAAAATAGATAATCATAAATGGAAAGGTTTTTGGGATTGGGGTATGTTTTTAGGAAGTTTGCTACCGCCGATCCTTTGGGGAGTTGCCATTGCTAACTTTATGGTAGGTATTCCAATTGATGAGACGAAAAATGCTGTAGGTGGATTCTTACATTTACTTCATCCATTTGCATTACTTGGAGGAGTTATGTTCCTTCTGCTATGTATTGTTCACGGATTGCAATTCCTTACTATACGTACAACAGGTAAGTTAAGAGAACGTGCACGTATTGCTGCGTTGAAAATTGCACCGCTTGCAATTATAGCACTCCTTATTTTTGCCGGATTGGGATTATGGAAAACAGATATTTTCACTGGTCATGGTACAGAGTGGATTATGGTTCCGATTGGAGCTTTTGTAGCATTATGTGCGTCAACATTATTAAATAAAAGAAGAAGAGATGGTTGGGCTTTCGTTATGACGAGTTTAACAATCATTTTGCTAAGTGCGAGTGTGTTTGTCGGTATGTTCCCACGTGTCTTAATTAGCTCGTTAGGGTCAATATACGATTTAACAATTTATAATGCAGCATCAGGAGATTATGCACTAAAACTGATGACGTATTTTTCAATTGCTATATTGCCATTTGTTTTGGGAAGTCAAATATGGAGTTTCTATGTGTTTAGACAACCTGTTAAGTCAGATAAAGATTTGGAGTACTAA
- a CDS encoding LLM class flavin-dependent oxidoreductase — MEKYRMDTSKGIEFGLYSIGDHVLNPHNGVKISAEQRIHELIETAKLADEAGLDVFAVGESHQTHFTTQAHTVILGAIAQATKNIKIASSATIVSTSDPVRVYEDFATIDLISNGRAEIVAGRGSRIGGYSLLGYDVNDYEELFEEKMDLLLKINKEEHVTWNGQFRAPLAHASVIPRAKNNNLPIWRAVGGPPASAIKAGRAGVPMMITTLGGPAINFKGSVDAYREAAAQSGFNPASLPVATTSLFYTAKNSQDAFSEYYPHINAGMLTLRGGGYPKEQFTNAVDYRDALMVGSPQQIIEKMLYQYELYGQQRFMAQIDFGGVPLNKIEKNIELIATEILPAIRKHTAK; from the coding sequence ATGGAAAAATACCGTATGGATACAAGTAAAGGAATAGAGTTTGGATTATATTCAATTGGGGATCATGTTTTAAATCCACATAACGGAGTGAAAATTAGTGCAGAACAAAGAATTCATGAATTAATTGAAACAGCAAAGTTAGCGGATGAAGCTGGACTTGATGTATTTGCTGTCGGTGAAAGTCATCAAACACATTTTACAACGCAAGCTCATACAGTTATTTTAGGAGCTATTGCACAAGCTACGAAAAATATAAAAATTGCAAGTTCAGCAACGATAGTAAGCACATCTGATCCGGTTCGAGTATATGAGGACTTTGCTACAATTGACTTGATTTCTAATGGACGTGCAGAAATCGTGGCTGGTCGTGGGTCTCGTATTGGGGGATATAGTTTACTTGGTTATGACGTGAATGATTATGAAGAATTATTTGAAGAGAAGATGGATCTTTTATTAAAAATTAATAAAGAGGAACATGTAACTTGGAATGGACAGTTCAGAGCACCACTTGCACATGCATCGGTTATCCCGAGAGCTAAAAATAATAACTTGCCAATTTGGCGTGCAGTTGGTGGTCCACCAGCTAGTGCGATTAAAGCAGGACGCGCAGGTGTGCCAATGATGATAACAACACTAGGTGGTCCAGCTATTAACTTTAAAGGGTCAGTAGATGCTTACCGTGAGGCTGCGGCGCAAAGTGGATTTAATCCAGCAAGTTTGCCAGTTGCAACAACGAGTTTATTTTATACAGCAAAAAATTCACAAGATGCATTTAGTGAATACTATCCTCATATTAATGCTGGTATGCTTACACTGCGCGGTGGTGGGTATCCGAAAGAGCAATTTACAAATGCAGTAGATTACCGTGACGCATTAATGGTTGGTAGCCCGCAACAAATTATTGAAAAAATGCTTTACCAATATGAATTATATGGGCAACAACGTTTTATGGCACAAATTGATTTTGGTGGCGTACCACTTAATAAAATTGAGAAAAACATCGAATTAATTGCTACTGAAATTTTACCGGCTATTAGAAAACATACAGCAAAATAA